In one window of Chloroflexota bacterium DNA:
- a CDS encoding NADH-quinone oxidoreductase subunit A, whose protein sequence is MHGDYFKDYTAVLIATIAGAVMVVGGFVAALVLSPRARSKLKSLPYECGIVPEGRHWTQMHFRYYFFAILFLIFDVEAVFLFPWAVVFLSPALSSAVFYAMMIFIGILLFGLFYCWKKGLLQWK, encoded by the coding sequence GTGCACGGCGACTACTTCAAGGACTACACGGCGGTCCTCATCGCCACCATCGCCGGCGCCGTCATGGTCGTCGGCGGCTTCGTCGCCGCCCTCGTTCTCTCGCCTCGCGCGCGCTCCAAGCTGAAGAGCCTCCCCTACGAATGCGGCATCGTGCCCGAGGGCCGGCATTGGACCCAGATGCACTTCCGCTATTACTTTTTCGCCATTCTCTTCCTTATCTTTGACGTGGAGGCCGTCTTCCTCTTCCCCTGGGCCGTCGTCTTCCTCAGCCCGGCCCTCAGCTCCGCCGTCTTCTACGCCATGATGATCTTCATCGGCATCCTGCTCTTCGGACTCTTCTATTGCTGGAAGAAGGGCTTGCTCCAATGGAAATGA
- a CDS encoding NADH-quinone oxidoreductase subunit B translates to MNKDERPRVAAKELTLVSPNKYWPGESLLHKSGAPGIITGKVDELVAMARKSSLWPMTFGLACCAIEMISTYMAHHDLDRFGIVPWPSPRQSDVMIVAGTVVKKMAEPIKLLYEQMPSPKWVIAMGSCATCGGPYTRSYSVVMGVDKIVPVDIYVPGCPPRPEALMDGLIKLQEKIMREGKR, encoded by the coding sequence ATGAACAAGGACGAGCGCCCGCGCGTCGCCGCCAAAGAGCTGACGCTGGTCAGTCCCAACAAGTACTGGCCCGGCGAGAGCCTTCTCCACAAGAGCGGCGCGCCCGGCATCATCACCGGCAAGGTGGACGAGCTGGTGGCGATGGCGCGCAAGTCGTCGCTGTGGCCCATGACCTTCGGCCTCGCCTGCTGCGCCATCGAGATGATCAGCACCTACATGGCGCACCATGATTTGGACCGCTTCGGCATCGTGCCGTGGCCTTCGCCCAGGCAATCGGACGTGATGATCGTGGCGGGCACGGTCGTGAAGAAGATGGCGGAGCCCATCAAGCTCCTGTACGAGCAGATGCCGTCGCCCAAGTGGGTCATCGCCATGGGCAGCTGCGCCACCTGCGGCGGGCCGTACACGCGCTCCTACTCGGTGGTCATGGGCGTGGACAAGATCGTGCCTGTGGACATCTACGTCCCCGGCTGTCCGCCACGGCCGGAGGCGCTGATGGACGGCCTCATCAAGTTGCAAGAGAAGATCATGCGCGAGGGGAAGAGGTAG
- a CDS encoding NADH-quinone oxidoreductase subunit C, which produces MSAPPPKGAGAPVKADPKMEALLKEAYASFGATFGYAVDEVTVLVPRERIVEAARLAKGDDRLKCDYLRCLAVVEYPDKFQASYMLWSTSLGHKFMLKADAPKSDAAIPSVTSVWRGADWHEREGSELFGVTFTGHPNLKHLLLFDAFDGKFPMRKDFPYEEVQDWTPEVELRWLKEKEDAR; this is translated from the coding sequence GTGTCCGCCCCTCCACCCAAAGGCGCCGGCGCGCCCGTCAAGGCCGACCCCAAGATGGAGGCGCTTTTGAAAGAGGCTTATGCCTCCTTCGGCGCGACCTTCGGCTATGCCGTGGATGAAGTCACGGTGCTGGTGCCCAGGGAGCGCATCGTGGAGGCGGCGCGGCTGGCGAAGGGCGACGACCGCCTCAAGTGCGATTACCTTCGCTGCCTCGCCGTCGTGGAATACCCGGACAAGTTCCAGGCCTCCTACATGCTGTGGTCCACGAGCCTGGGGCACAAGTTCATGCTGAAGGCCGATGCGCCGAAGAGCGACGCGGCGATTCCATCCGTGACCTCCGTCTGGCGCGGCGCCGACTGGCACGAGCGCGAAGGATCTGAGCTCTTCGGCGTCACCTTCACCGGTCACCCGAACCTCAAGCACCTCCTTCTCTTCGATGCATTCGACGGCAAGTTTCCCATGCGGAAAGACTTCCCGTACGAAGAGGTGCAGGACTGGACGCCCGAGGTGGAGCTGCGCTGGCTCAAGGAAAAAGAAGATGCCCGTTGA